The nucleotide sequence ACCAGATCGAAAATGGCAGCGGGGCGGAAGACAATGGGGACAGCTCACACTGTAGTAACGCATCAGTGCACAGTAACCAGGAGGCCGGACCCAGCATCAAACGAACCAAAACTTCAGACGACTCTGGTCTTGACATGGACAATGCCACAGAAAACGGAGGAGGAGACTTGGCGCTAGATGGGGCCAGTGAGATAGAGCTGGTTTTTCGTCCTCACCCAACACTCATGGAAAAAGAAGATGCGGCACTGACACGGTGGGTGATCTCGAATGATTTCCTTGCCATTTGTAGGTTCTTTGTCagttagttttgttgtttaatcTGAATCTGATTTTATTACCAGGTACATCAAGACTTCGGGGAACGCAACAGTGGATCACCTCTCTAAATATCTGGCCGTCAGACTGGCTCTCGAGGAAATGCGCAAGTGCGAAGAGGCAAACCCTATTAATGTAGAGGCCGCCAGTGAAAAACAGTATACCATCTACATTCCCACAGCCAACAACCAGTTCACAGTAAGTTTGATACAGTTATAAAGGTAAATCAACAGTTTATCATCATGAATACTTCGTGGGATAAAGATATAGggattaaaatatattttttaccataATCCAAACATAGTTCAGTGTACCTGGATGATAAGTGTCTGCCAAAagcatttttgttaataaaagatAGGCAAATATCAAATcataaaatgttacaatttaaaataagcaGTTCTATGTTGTCAGACACCTACATGCATCCCATACATCCTTGTTGGCAGTACCATGTGCATCGGACACACATTTCTTCAGTATGACAATGTCACTTTTCCCCTTGTAGGTCTTGAACGGTTCCTTCTCCTTGGAGCTGGTGAGCGAGAAGTACTGGAAAGTTAACAAGCCTATGGAGTTGTACTTCGCACCAACAAAAGAGCACAAATGAATACAGCAAGACACAAGGGCCTAGACAGGCCCAGTGCAGACTGATGGTTTATTCTCTCCTACGTTATATCCTCTCACTGTTCCTCCTTGTCTGGAGTTTAGTCTCTGGAGCCTTGACTCTTCAATAACTGTGGCTGCTctgatttgtttatatttgtctttttgtaTGAAAATGAGACAAGGGTTGATTAATGGGAATGGGTTGGGAAAGCCATGAGAGTCAAAACAGTGTGTGGATTTGTTTTTCCTCTCCTCATGTTTCTGTTGACACCATCATTGTCACATGTTCAGCCCTTTTGAGTCGGGACTTTGAGATTGCCTTTAACATGCTAAAACGTTAGTCTGCACATTGGATTCTGCAACCGAAACACCAATAGTTTGAGAAGTTAAATAGGGTTCATGAAGAACTGTCAGAAGGTGGCCTTTGTAGCCAGCCCTGgtgtccttaaagggatacttcacccaagaCGGATATTTctgttcatcatttactcaccttcgagttgttttatatctgtataaatttctctgttctgatAAATTCAGAATGATATTGGGAAGAATgcttgactaccataggaaagTACCAAGGGAGTCAATGTgaggcaagatctgtttggttataagcaattcttccaaatattgttctctgtgttcatcagaacaaagaaatgtatacaattttGGAACCACCCAAGTAAATGAGgatagaatttacatttttgggtgaaggaTACCTTTAAACATCAAACCCCACCAATGACATTTATGAAGCTTCATGAAATTTAAAGTGTGTATTTTGGACCAACACTATTGGATTTTTTCACTGTGTACCACTAGTGTGTGTACAGATAATGTGATGAATAGATATGACTATTGTCATGTCACTAGTCTGTACTACTGTGTTGGTCAAGTGAAATATGTCCGATGCTTTGGGGATTGTACAAACATCACTTTATAGTAACTACATGGAAAATGTATATTGACACGGTTGTTACAGCTATTACAGTACTTTTACAAAAGATATAAGCTGGCAGTTGTACATCAAGATGAACCCAGTTTTTGATAGTCACATTTCATAGAAGCTTCATATAAAACATGGATAATCTTTTTAGAGCATGAAGTACTTTTAGTTTGACATCCTTGGCATACATTTTgagttattgttgttgttgtttgggAAAATGTATACAGCAttctttgtttgaaaaaaataaaataatgtatgcaATTGCTAGTGTCACAACTTGAGTCATGTCACAGCTTTTCAATCCTAAATAGAAACTGATCCCCAACAGATTGCGTTAGCGTCAGGGCATTCAACGTTATGGCATATGGGTTATTTTGCAATGATCTTGGGTTATTTAACAGAAGTTATTAAAAAGAAGTTAGCAGAAGTTGATGTCAGTCGTTCACAAATCACAAAATTGTTCCTTTGAAGTACTATAGGTCTTATATGAAGACCAGTAAAGCCAGTGCACTAGGTTACACATGTAATCTGTGAAGATTAGTGGCCAGTTTTCCAATTTAATCCTGTGTCCACAGATAGGATTGCCCTTTAAGGCTACATGCTTAAGAGGAACTGGAATGGCTGTTCTTATGGCTATACATCAGTGTTTCTTAAACATACTCCCACATTCACATTTTAGGAGTCTAGTCTAACACATTCAAATCAGGTGTTGTCTGTCTCTCTGGTGGGATTCAAAAGtgaacaagtttttttattggTCGTAGTCGGCAcaatttacaaaaattaaattttgtgttaTACTAGGTTTGTATTGTAGTTTAGTTAGTATTATAACAATATACAaccaattaaattaatttgatatCTTTAGTACTTTTTAACAGTTTTGAATTATACAGCAGGTTTACATGCATacacagtaaaacataaatcaGAGCCCAGCTTTTGTTGAAGGGTGTCtaaatatttcagttttcaGACTCTGTTTGGGATTCATTAATGTATCACTTGTGTCTTTTTAACAGGTGTTTGTGAAATTTACAAAAGTTTCAACACACAAATTTAGATGGAAAAAGTCAATAGAAAATTACAGTATAGaaagaaaatatacagaaaatgtagaaaacacagTATTATTGCAATTTTCTCTACATTGTATTTTGATGAAACTGATGATGTGAGCTCATAAACCCttagtatgtgtgtgtactatCAATACTTACTGTAATATCATTGTTTATAGGATTGTAAT is from Triplophysa dalaica isolate WHDGS20190420 chromosome 3, ASM1584641v1, whole genome shotgun sequence and encodes:
- the rnf2 gene encoding E3 ubiquitin-protein ligase RING2 — encoded protein: MTQTVQTNGIQPLSKTWELSLYELQRTPQEAITDGLEIAVSPRSLHSELMCPICLDMLKNTMTTKECLHRFCADCIITALRSGNKECPTCRKKLVSKRSLRPDPNFDALISKIYPSRDEYEAHQERVLARISKHNNQQALSHSIEEGLKIQAMNRLQRGKKHQIENGSGAEDNGDSSHCSNASVHSNQEAGPSIKRTKTSDDSGLDMDNATENGGGDLALDGASEIELVFRPHPTLMEKEDAALTRYIKTSGNATVDHLSKYLAVRLALEEMRKCEEANPINVEAASEKQYTIYIPTANNQFTVLNGSFSLELVSEKYWKVNKPMELYFAPTKEHK